CAggaaaaccttgaaatcagccctagccttaacaggaagccagtgtagagaggctagcactggagaaaTATGATACCTTTTGGGGGGTtctagagcattgcagtagtctaatctagaagtgacaaaagcatggatcaatttttctgcatcatttttggacagaaagtttccgatttttgcaatgttacgaagatggaaaaaagatgtccttgaaatattcttgatatgttcatcaaaagagggATCAGGGTCCAGATTAACGCCGAGGtccagttttatttgagatgactgtacaaccatcagtATTAATTTTCAGATCAAACAGAATATCTCTAtttttcttgggacctagaactagcatctctgttttgtctgagtttaaaagttaaaaaaattacgccatccacttccttgtgACATGTCTGTCGCACATGGGTGTCCTTCTTAGTATACAACTCTAAAGTCTGACTAATAGTTAAAGCTATTTCACAAAAACTGGTGCACCAGTTAAAATATCCTGTCATATATTTATATTATTAGATTTGTCATTATGTGTTATTAGATTTTATTTGAAATGTAtatgtaggggagagtggggtaattTGAGCCACTCTTGTTTCTAgaaaaccatacacaaaatgaatcatttgaccaaatatttaggaaggaagaaaccacatggaaaaagtggtaagcaagttggACCCCCAAAAATGATTTTGTGTCAgatttcatgatgcttgtatctaaaccaaattagataattttaagattgttctatacatcctgataagcttcaatatgaggttctaaacctagcatgaaaatGCAGCCTTGTAGTtttgtgggctaatatagtcaaaatgtttgccttggggtaaattgagccaatggccatgtggtaagttgagcaaattgaaatgttttcttcccaggcataatgcaaggcattatcgctgggatatgaggtaacaacggGGCCGGCCTGTGTTAAAAGTGTAAAAACAAAAGCACATAGTGTTTGTTGGGCCTACGTTAAACGGTGATTCAaatgattaaaagacaaaaaagcTATTGTGATTgttttgaattgtgtttgggaaataaagagttaaaaaggtagtggtaatatttcatttAGTACAGAAATGTTTAGGTGGCACACCTtaccctgtccctcagctcaacttaccccatacccgggatacacaacatcctgaaatatatgtagatatattTAATAGAACGattactatatttcccttgacagagtgatgctgaatgtaaaagaAAATGGCTTAACTTACTCCACTCTCCCCTACCAGAAATCTCTATAAATTTTGTGTTTTTGGAATATCACTGCTAGCTTACAGGGCTTATACTAATATACACTTCAGCTTGTGTTTGTCTTGTGTAGTCTGTGCACTCTGAATTGAATCTCACGTGAATTGTCTTGATTATAGCCTATGATATGAAGGTTGATACTACTTGTACCTCATAAAGCTGTAAGTGGTCTCTGGCAACTCTTACAAGTACTAAAATATAATAAGTTCTTATACAAACATTCATTTACTAACAGGATCTCACGAAATGGCAGAAGAACTGAAACACATGAACAAGTATAAGTCCATCATAAAGCGGGTGGGGCGAAACCATGGAGTGGCGCCATCCGTCATAGCTGGTATCATCTCACGAGAGACCAGGGCTGGGACAGGAGCAGGACTGGACAATGGTTGGGGGGacaatggaaatgcatttggaCTCATGCAGGTAGGCACTCAGTTTTGCAGGTACATTTGCTATACTGTTGTTGGCAGACAAGAGAGCCTGTTTCCTATTTCACAATGCAATGTCAGCGGTGTCCATAGATTTCTATTGATTTCATTTTTTTAGGTTGACAAAAACTATCACCGTCCACGGGGGAGATGGGACAGTGAGGAACATCTGAGTCAAGCAACTGGGATTCTCGTTGATATAATCGGATCGGTCCAGAAAAAATTCCCTTCATGGACCGAAGAGCAGCAGCTGAGAGGTATAGCCTACCATTTGACCCGCCCTTCTTGCCtagtagttttttttttgttgggggggggggggggggggggggggggtagattgtagcttccatcagtgtaattgtctgcatcatttccaatcccccaaaATTTGGGGGTAAAAATATAATCTGTAAATAATATCCTTTCTAAACCAaatttcctttattattttctccTAACCCCATCACCCCTCCCCCagttggagtaaactaatggaaaACAGCAcctaggcttctacttccagcttaaaCATTTATTATAGATTTTACGaacacaatgtattttacaatagttatcttttgtttgtttttaatcccatccttcagataccctcaacccctcctatctatctctgaagaccatccagttttgatttctacttgccatatatatttttcaactgtgctgtgatgtttcacaaaagttctgaacctttctattatCATAGTCTCTACAGATTGTAAACCAAAGATAAAAACCTTTGCTAAAAgtgttattattttattgatCGATTTGACTaggacttttcaaatcacccagcagtgctatttgcagagttagctccacgtaaatgttgcaattcttcagcaaTTCCTGAACCTTTGATCAAAAACAAGATACATATAGaaagtaccaaaacaaatgatctaatgattgtCTCTTCGCAGAaaaacattctattggttgcaagaattttgtataataatttaaattcaaagttttgaatctgtcgtcgttttgtgtatcagttcataaaccatgtgccaagGAATCAGTACATCAAATCTCTTCTCAACAATTTTGCAATCtttatggcacagctgtcaatttttgggTCCTCAGAGTTTGATAGAGATGATCAGTCATACATTTAATACAACCTTTATTATGCATTATACAACTACATAGAGTACATGACTACATTACAGCCTGTTGTGTTTGTTTTTTCAGGAGGATTAGCAGCGTACAATATGGGGCTGGATAATGTCCACTCATACAGCGAAGTGGACAAGAAGACCACTGGGGGGGACTACTCCAAGGATGTTCTTGCCAGAGCTCAATTTTACAAAAGCAATGATTATTAAAGTCAACTCAGTGGTTACCTCCAAGTCTTCAATTAAGACCATTGTGAAGAAAATGACATAGTAGAGGATATCTCATTGAAACTTAGGCTGATGTTTAATTGTTAATTATGATCCATTAATCCAGTTTTTACCAATCCTTGTCCTATGGTGCACATTTTTCTTTTGGCCTAGCAGTAACACACTTGAGTCAACTCATCATCAAACTTTAAGTTGGGAAGCACAGATTTATAACGTTCTAGTTCATGTGATTTTCCAATGTAATGAGAAATGTTTCTGACCTATTTGTGCTCCCTGCGATTGTCTTCCACCATCACTATGTATTGAAATAACATGACAAGCTACAACCTTAAAAATTAAACGTATGATTACAGTCTTTTGTTGTTGACCTCTGTTGAAATAAGTATCAGTGTGACGGAAATCTGGTAGCAACCCCAGTCATGTCACGGAATCACACATTGACTTACTTCTCAAAAGAACATTTTACAGAATACACACTCACTTTTTCTTAATTTGGTAACATTTATTAATTGTCAAAAAGTAGAGTGATTACATTGCTGATTTCCAATGTTTATGTAGTTTAATCTGTGATTGATAAACAGTATTTTTTTAATAATTCAAATGAATGAAATTTAGGCTACCCATTGATTCTTGTAGAATATCACTTACATGAATACACAGGTTTTCCACTCAATGAAGAAATACAACCTTATATAGACAATTACATCATTACACCTAAagatacactgagtgaacaaaacattaggaacactttcataatattgagttgcaccccccttttgccctcagagcaGCGTCAATTtctcggggcatggactacaaggtgtcgaaagtgttcaaggatgctggcccatgttgactccaatgcttaccacagttgtgtcaagttggctggatgtcctttggattgtggaccattcttgatacacacggtgaaactgttgagcgtgaaaaacccagcagtgttgcaattcttgacacaaaccggtgcacctggcacctacttccataccctgttcaaaggcacttacatcttttgtcttgtctattccccttctgaatggcacacatacacaatccatgtctcaattgtctcaaagcttgtaaatccttctttaaaacctcttaaggatcggaccttTTTTCCAAatgttcgcctaaaatgacatacccaaatctaactgcctgtagctccagacctgaagcaaggatatgcatattcttgatactgtTAGCAAtttgttattcttcaataacacaaactccaaagaaaatcagggggagaaaaataggtttattcagaggacaaatcaagatgttatgctgggaggtagatgttcagatgtcagtctcccctgtcctcagcttttcccccctgaacaaaggaacaggatgccatttataaccccccaccctagcctggtttgaccaatcagaagtccttgcagtacaacttggccaatggccaaataacaagtatcctgccCCCGACTCAATGTACAGAACGTAGCACATGTCACTCTGAGTTCAAGAGTGACATTCCACAGATCCCaaacagatgttgaactgaaacCCAACTCCTATTTACAATTCGCTATTGACCATTAGTACTCTAGTACTCTCGTCCACTCATCCTctgtgttgtgtatttatcttcaaaatattcttataTTCCTAGACCATTTAAAGAAAAATATATAGGTAAAACGTCTTTTTAGAAAACATAAAAAATAGACAGAATAAAAAACATTAGCAGTAAGCATAAAATCATTTACATTAAACACCTACTTGCCATTGCAATAAGAAATAGATTTCACACAAAGTTATAGAAAAGAGGTATCAACAAGTGTGATACCACaagacgtatgacgtaaaggtaacgtaagggtaatggcggactgaagggatttatgtagagcacctcaagataaaacataatattcgaaatatctgctaaattagactaaaatattagcactacttaatctggtgagtgataaccttcaatctggacaataacacaaaacaaatcctaaaactagagacatttatcgacaaatattacgaaaacaggcaacaaccaaacatgacggagagtaagacaggggaaccgattacaaaacgaaaacgtgactcttctacagacactgatgacttaatattctcaccaccgggaatggtaaaggtcgaaaccgatctgttaaaatcaataaatgacaaactgggtatacttgaattagttagtaaggatataaaagagttgaaggcaagcctagagatgagtgatgaaaaagctgcgacattggagaagcaaacacacgcgctaaaagggacagtcaataagattgaaaccgaaatgaatggaattaaaaaggagaacaccgttctgaaggaaaccttactagacatacaaactagatccatgagagagaatttggtacttacaggtatccaagaaggagaagttcctgaatctatagttagagagttcctccttacagcgcttcagattccacgcgaagttatcgacaaaatccaacttgaacgcgttcaccgcttcggacaga
The Salvelinus namaycush isolate Seneca unplaced genomic scaffold, SaNama_1.0 Scaffold295, whole genome shotgun sequence genome window above contains:
- the LOC120039717 gene encoding lysozyme g-like; its protein translation is MGSHEMAEELKHMNKYKSIIKRVGRNHGVAPSVIAGIISRETRAGTGAGLDNGWGDNGNAFGLMQVDKNYHRPRGRWDSEEHLSQATGILVDIIGSVQKKFPSWTEEQQLRGGLAAYNMGLDNVHSYSEVDKKTTGGDYSKDVLARAQFYKSNDY